A window from Vulpes lagopus strain Blue_001 chromosome 23, ASM1834538v1, whole genome shotgun sequence encodes these proteins:
- the LUM gene encoding lumican: MNLGVFTLLLALIGGASSQYYDYDFSLPIYGLSSPNCAPECNCPESYPSAMYCDELKLKSVPMVPPGIKYLYLRNNQIDHIDEKAFENVTDLQWLILDHNLLENSKIKGRIFSKLKQLKKLHINHNNLTESVGPLPKSLVDLQLTHNKIQKLGSFDGLVNLTFVHLQHNQLKEDTVSAAFKGLKSLEYLDLSYNQMAKLPSGLPASLLTLYLDNNKISNIPDEYFKRFNGLQYLRLSHNELADSGVPGNSFNVSSLLELDLSYNKLKNIPTVNENLENYYLEVNELEKFEVKSFCKILGPLSYSKIKHLRLDGNRLTHTSLPPDMYECLRVANEITVN; encoded by the exons ATGAATCTAGGTGTGTTTACTCTACTCTTGGCATTAATTGGTGGTGCCAGCAGCCAGTACTATGATTACGATTTCTCCCTACCGATTTATGGGCTGTCATCACCAAACTGTGCACCAGAATGTAACTGCCCCGAAAGCTACCCATCGGCCATGTACTGCGATGAGCTGAAATTGAAAAGTGTACCAATGGTGCCTCCTGGAATCAAGTATCTCTACCTTAGGAATAACCAGATCGACCATATTGATGAAAAGGCCTTTGAAAACGTAACTGATCTGCAGTGGCTCATTCTGGATCATAACCTTCTAGAAAATTCCAAGATTAAAGGAAGAATTTTCTCTAAACTGAAACAACTGAAGAAGCTGCATATAAATCACAACAACCTGACGGAGTCTGTGGGCCCACTTCCCAAATCTCTGGTGGACCTGCAGCTTACACACAACAAGATCCAGAAGCTGGGCTCCTTCGATGGACTGGTAAACCTGACCTTTGTCCACCTTCAACACAATCAGCTGAAAGAGGATACTGTGTCAGCTGCTTTTAAAGGTCTTAAGTCCCTCGAGTACCTTGACTTGAGCTACAATCAGATGGCCAAACTGCCTTCTGGTCTCCCAGCATCTCTTCTGACTCTCTACTTGGACAACAATAAGATCAGCAACATCCCTGATGAGTATTTCAAGCGTTTTAATGGACTGCAGTATCTGCGTTTATCTCATAATGAACTGGCGGATAGTGGAGTACCTGGAAATTCTTTTAATGTATCATCCCTGCTGGAGCTGGATCTCTCCTACAATAAGCTTAAAAACATACCGACTGTCAATGAGAACCTTGAAAACTATTACCTGGAGGTCAATGAACTCGAAA AGTTTGAGGTAAAGAGCTTCTGTAAGATCCTTGGACCATTATCCTACTCCAAGATTAAACATTTGCGTCTGGATGGCAACCGTCTTACCCACACCAGTCTGCCACCTGATATGTACGAATGTCTACGTGTAGCAAATGAAATCACTGTTAATTAA